From Choloepus didactylus isolate mChoDid1 chromosome 19, mChoDid1.pri, whole genome shotgun sequence, one genomic window encodes:
- the SYS1 gene encoding protein SYS1 homolog isoform X2, whose translation MAGQFRSYVWDPLLIVSQIVLMQTVYYGSLGLWLALVDGLVRSSPSLDQMFDAEILGFSTPPGRLSMMSFILNALT comes from the exons ATGGCGGGCCAGTTCCGCAGCTACGTGTGGGATCCGTTGCTGATCGTGTCTCAGATCGTCCTCATGCAGACCGTCTATTATGGCTCGCTGGGCTTGTGGCTGGCGCTGGTGGACGGGCTGGTGCGCAGCAGCCCTTCACTGGACCAGATGTTCGACGCTGAG ATCCTGGGCTTCTCCACCCCTCCAGGTCGGCTCTCCATGATGTCCTTCATCCTCAATGCTCTCACCTG
- the SYS1 gene encoding protein SYS1 homolog isoform X1: MAGQFRSYVWDPLLIVSQIVLMQTVYYGSLGLWLALVDGLVRSSPSLDQMFDAEILGFSTPPGRLSMMSFILNALTCALGLLYFIRRGKQCLDFTVTVHFFHLLGCWFYSSRFPSALTWWLVQAVCIALMAVIGEYLCMRMELKEIPLNSAPKSSV, encoded by the exons ATGGCGGGCCAGTTCCGCAGCTACGTGTGGGATCCGTTGCTGATCGTGTCTCAGATCGTCCTCATGCAGACCGTCTATTATGGCTCGCTGGGCTTGTGGCTGGCGCTGGTGGACGGGCTGGTGCGCAGCAGCCCTTCACTGGACCAGATGTTCGACGCTGAG ATCCTGGGCTTCTCCACCCCTCCAGGTCGGCTCTCCATGATGTCCTTCATCCTCAATGCTCTCACCTG TGCCCTGGGCTTGCTGTACTTCATCCGGCGAGGGAAACAGTGTCTGGATTTCACTGTCACTGTTCATTTCTTTCACCTCCTGGGCTGCTGGTTCTACAGCTCCCGTTTCCCCTCGGCGCTAACCTGGTGGCTGGTTCAAGCCGTGTGCATTGCACTCATGGCTGTCATCGGGGAGTACCTGTGCATGCGGATGGAGCTCAAGGAGATCCCCCTCAACTCAGCCCCTAAATCCAGTGTCTAG
- the TP53TG5 gene encoding TP53-target gene 5 protein — protein sequence MSPSAKKRPKNRVVSKMQYEEPQDTMSHSVSKVIERNRLKLVLKNLSLLRLLKSSNPRIQELHNLAKRCWKILLRVPKILRISSRDDVCRKVKQNQELQEDECPKEKLESSKLEFIEEPNEMKPEDLSPKVESGVADKVKMSPEEVPPQEEQVEPEVPRTSTSHSLTTYTEASGSQLPRVILLKTHHHRTPMGDMMQLDAANQWVWFEGLPTRVHLPGPRVMCRSSALRCIKRCCTRFCSASLELPMYHLYRPNRFQPARHCRAGTLLPLRVQQRPLGAVLVPNIEVSARRWCDPRWNQGATRGRGSRKQLNARDGREDSRVCKYNLPYGTEEYYQHGKQRVRRDVGTASYCSSVTQHVLPPSPGRPLPPSRGVGSSSRVLGTVTGWVRRVPAENRTPPAWGCVDQPERNHGAESAGAAPLLLSLREAAARHHCPPPLLGRPEALAAPPKHLGAALSLRARPPHTPPRNLLSRSYHLRSRPAQSPPQ from the exons ATGAGTCCATCAGCAAAGAAGAGGCCCAAGAATCGAGTGGTTTCCAAG ATGCAATATGAGGAACCACAGGACACAATGAGTCATTCTGTCAGCAAAGTAATTGAGCGGAACCGACTTAAATTG GTATTAAAAAACTTGTCGCTCTTGAGGTTACTCAAGAGCTCGAACCCCCGGATCCAAGAACTGCATAACCTGGCCAAAAGGTGTTGGAAAATTCTTCTGAGAGTTCCAAAGATCCTCCGCATCTCCTCTAG GGATGATGTCTGCcgtaaagtaaaacaaaatcaaGAGCTCCAGGAGGATGAGTGTCCCAAGGAGAAACTGGAGTCCAGTAAGTTAGAGTTCATAGAGGAACCTAATGAGATGAAGCCCGAGGATTTGAGTCCCAAGGTGGAGTCGGGGGTGGCAGACAAGGTAAAGATGTCACCCGAAGAAGTGCCACCACAAGAAGAGCAGGTGGAGCCTGAGGTCCCAAGGACGTCGACGAGTCATAGCCTGACCACTTACACTGAGGCCTCAGGGAGCCAACTACCCCGGGTTATCCTCCTGAAGACCCACCACCACAGAACTCCCATGGGGGACATGATGCAGCTGGATGCAGCCAACCAATGGGTCTGGTTTGAGGGTCTACCCACACGAGTCCATCTCCCAGGGCCCCGGGTGATGTGCAGATCCTCCGCCCTGCGCTGCATTAAGCGCTGCTGCACCCGCTTCTGCTCTGCCTCACTGGAGCTGCCTATGTACCATCTATACAGG CCAAACCGTTTCCAACCTGCCCGACACTGCAGAGCCGGGACGCTGCTCCCTCTCCGCGTGCAGCAGCGCCCCCTGGGGGCGGTCTTGGTGCCTAACATCGAGGTTTCTGCTCGCAGGTGGTGTGACCCTAGATGGAACCAAGGTGCGACGAGAGGGCGGGGATCGCGCAAACAGCTGAACGCGAGGGATGGGCGGGAAGATTCACGAGTCTGCAAATACAATCTCCCATATGGCACTGAGGAATACTACC AGCACGGCAAGCAGCGCGTGAGGCGGGACGTTGGCACTGCGTCCTACTGCTCCAGTGTGACACAGCACGTCCTCCCTCCAAGCCCCGGGCGACCTCTCCCGCCCTCCAGGggcgtggg CTCCTCCTCACGGGTGCTCGGCACCGTGACTGGGTGGGTCCGGAGGGTGCCAGCAGAAAACCGAACGCCGCCGGCCTGGGGCTGCGTGGACCAGCCTGAGCGGAACCATGGAGCGGAGAGTGCTGGCGCGGCACCGCTGCTGCTCAGTCTCCGTGAGGCAGCTGCGCGCCACCACTGCCCCCCACCACTCCTTGGCCGACCCGAGGCCTTGGCGGCTCCCCCGAAACATTTGGGCGCCGCGCTCTCCCTGCGTGCacgccccccacacacacctcccCGCAATCTCCTCTCGCGCAGCTACCACCTGCGCTCCCGACCCGCGCAGTCTCCACCCCAGTAA